From the genome of Gracilinanus agilis isolate LMUSP501 chromosome 2, AgileGrace, whole genome shotgun sequence, one region includes:
- the LSM1 gene encoding U6 snRNA-associated Sm-like protein LSm1 isoform X1, whose translation MNYMPGTASLIEDIDKKHLVLLRDGRTLIGYLRSIDQFANLVLHQTVERIHVGKKYGDIPRGIFVVRGENVVLLGEIDLEKESDTPLQQVSIEEILEEQRVEQQTKQEAEKLKVQALKERGLSIPRADTLDEY comes from the exons ATGAACTATATGCCGGGTACCGCCAGCCTCATCGAGGACATTGACA agAAACACTTGGTGCTCCTTCGAGATGGCAGGACCCTTATAGGCTATTTGCGAAGCATTGATCAGTTTG CCAATTTAGTGTTACACCAGACTGTGGAACGCATTCATGTGGGCAAAAAATATGGTGATATTCCTCGAGGGATTTTTGTTGTCCGTGGAGAAAATGTGGTCCTCCTAGGAGAAATA gacctggagaaggaaagtgaCACTCCCCTCCAGCAAGTGTCTATTGAGGAAATCCTCGAAGAGCAAAGAGTAGAGCAGCAGACTAAGCAGGAAGCAGAAAAACTGAAAGTCCAAGCTCTCAAGGAAAGGGGTCTCTCTATTCCCCGAGCAGATACTCTGGATGAGTATTAG
- the LSM1 gene encoding U6 snRNA-associated Sm-like protein LSm1 isoform X2, protein MNYMPGTASLIEDIDTNLVLHQTVERIHVGKKYGDIPRGIFVVRGENVVLLGEIDLEKESDTPLQQVSIEEILEEQRVEQQTKQEAEKLKVQALKERGLSIPRADTLDEY, encoded by the exons ATGAACTATATGCCGGGTACCGCCAGCCTCATCGAGGACATTGACA CCAATTTAGTGTTACACCAGACTGTGGAACGCATTCATGTGGGCAAAAAATATGGTGATATTCCTCGAGGGATTTTTGTTGTCCGTGGAGAAAATGTGGTCCTCCTAGGAGAAATA gacctggagaaggaaagtgaCACTCCCCTCCAGCAAGTGTCTATTGAGGAAATCCTCGAAGAGCAAAGAGTAGAGCAGCAGACTAAGCAGGAAGCAGAAAAACTGAAAGTCCAAGCTCTCAAGGAAAGGGGTCTCTCTATTCCCCGAGCAGATACTCTGGATGAGTATTAG